The proteins below come from a single Mycolicibacterium sp. TY81 genomic window:
- a CDS encoding replication-associated recombination protein A, translated as MSDGLFDVGGEPDVSSAAPTQAPLAVRMRPAGLDEVVGQDHLLKPGSPLRRLVEGSGAASVILYGPPGTGKTTLASLISGATGRRFEALSALSAGVKDVRAVIEEARRGAIHGRQTVLFIDEVHRFSKTQQDALLAAVENRVVLLVAATTENPSFSVVAPLLSRSLILQLQPLTADAVRTVVQRAITDPRGLGGAVEVDDNAVELLVTLSAGDARRALTALEVAAETAGDGPVSIEVIEQSLDKAAVRYDRDGDQHYDVVSAFIKSVRGSDVDAALHYLARMLTAGEDPRFIARRLMILASEDIGIADPTALPIAVAAAQTVQLIGLPEAQLTLAHATVHLATAPKSNAVTVALGAAMADIKAGKAGMVPAHLRDGHYAGAAALGHAQGYKYAHDHPGGVAAQQYPPDELVGVDYYRPTAYGAEREIGGRLEKLRAIIRRKR; from the coding sequence GTGTCTGATGGGCTGTTCGACGTAGGGGGCGAACCCGACGTATCGTCCGCCGCCCCCACCCAGGCACCATTGGCGGTGCGGATGCGGCCCGCCGGCCTCGACGAGGTCGTCGGCCAGGATCACCTGCTCAAGCCGGGTTCGCCGCTGCGCCGCCTGGTCGAAGGCTCGGGCGCGGCGAGCGTCATCCTGTACGGGCCGCCCGGCACCGGCAAGACCACCCTGGCGTCGCTGATCTCCGGGGCCACCGGCCGCCGGTTCGAGGCGCTGTCGGCGCTGTCGGCCGGCGTCAAGGACGTCCGCGCGGTGATAGAAGAAGCACGTCGAGGCGCGATTCACGGCCGTCAGACCGTGCTGTTCATCGACGAGGTGCACCGCTTCTCCAAGACGCAGCAGGACGCCCTGCTGGCGGCCGTCGAGAACCGGGTCGTGCTGCTGGTGGCGGCGACCACCGAGAATCCGTCGTTCTCGGTGGTGGCCCCACTGCTGTCGCGCTCGCTGATCCTGCAGCTGCAACCGCTCACGGCCGACGCCGTCCGGACCGTCGTGCAGCGGGCGATCACCGATCCGCGCGGTCTGGGCGGTGCCGTCGAGGTCGACGACAACGCCGTCGAGCTGCTCGTGACGCTGTCGGCGGGTGATGCGCGGCGGGCGCTGACGGCGCTCGAGGTCGCCGCCGAGACGGCCGGAGACGGGCCGGTGTCCATTGAAGTCATCGAGCAGTCCCTCGACAAGGCTGCCGTGCGCTACGACCGCGACGGGGACCAGCACTACGACGTCGTCAGCGCGTTCATCAAATCGGTGCGCGGCTCGGACGTCGACGCCGCGCTGCACTACCTGGCGCGGATGCTGACCGCGGGGGAGGACCCGCGCTTCATCGCTCGCCGGCTGATGATCCTGGCCAGCGAGGACATCGGCATCGCCGATCCGACGGCCCTGCCGATCGCCGTCGCCGCCGCGCAGACCGTGCAGCTCATCGGGCTACCGGAGGCCCAACTGACCCTGGCCCACGCGACGGTGCACCTGGCGACGGCGCCGAAATCCAACGCGGTGACCGTCGCCCTCGGCGCGGCGATGGCCGACATCAAGGCCGGCAAGGCCGGCATGGTGCCCGCGCATCTGCGCGACGGGCACTACGCCGGTGCCGCCGCACTCGGCCACGCCCAGGGCTACAAGTACGCCCACGACCACCCGGGTGGTGTTGCGGCGCAACAGTATCCACCCGATGAGCTGGTCGGGGTCGACTACTACCGGCCCACCGCGTACGGGGCGGAACGCGAGATCGGCGGCCGGTTGGAGAAGCTGCGCGCCATCATCCGGCGCAAGCGCTAG
- the ruvX gene encoding Holliday junction resolvase RuvX codes for MADTDRMPDRPGADDPGRGRRLGIDVGTVRIGVAVCDPDGILATPLETVRRDKTDKHLGRLVKLAGEQEAVEIVVGLPRTLKDRASSSARDAIEVADALAVRVAPTPVRMADERLTTVTAQRSLREAGVRAKGQRQMIDQVAAVGILQNWLDMRRSVLAAAEREVGE; via the coding sequence TTGGCTGATACCGACCGCATGCCCGACCGCCCCGGCGCCGACGACCCCGGTCGCGGCCGCCGGCTGGGCATCGACGTCGGCACGGTGCGGATCGGTGTCGCGGTGTGCGACCCCGACGGCATCCTCGCGACGCCGCTGGAGACGGTGCGTCGCGACAAGACCGACAAGCACCTGGGCCGGCTGGTGAAGCTGGCCGGTGAGCAGGAGGCGGTCGAGATCGTCGTCGGGCTGCCGCGCACACTGAAGGACCGGGCGAGCAGCTCGGCGCGGGACGCGATCGAGGTGGCCGACGCCCTGGCGGTGCGGGTGGCCCCGACTCCGGTACGGATGGCCGACGAACGGCTGACGACGGTCACCGCGCAGCGCTCGCTGCGGGAGGCCGGGGTGCGTGCGAAGGGGCAACGTCAGATGATCGATCAGGTGGCCGCCGTCGGCATCCTGCAGAACTGGCTGGACATGCGCCGCTCGGTGCTGGCCGCCGCAGAGCGCGAGGTCGGCGAATGA
- a CDS encoding putative zinc-binding metallopeptidase, which yields MRDFNCPNCGQRLAFENSVCLGCGSALGFSLDDMALLVIAPPDGTGDSDHAGAVASTDYQLCANLHLAQCNWLVRIEPVRQLCPSCALTRTRPNDDDTKALAAFAVAEQAKRRLIAELTELGLSTEGLAFDLLSSEQQQVFTGHQNGVITLDLAEGDDVHREQLRIAMAEPYRTLLGHFRHEIGHYYFYRLVEPSPDALARFTELFGDPDADYQAALDRHYRDGAPAGWEEQYVSSYATMHPAEDWAETFAHYLHIRDALDTAAAFGFAPAGATFERRVLGPSGFDTLIELWLPLAWALNMVNRSMGKEDLYPFVLPAAVLEKMRFIHTAVDEAGASRAAR from the coding sequence GTGCGTGACTTCAACTGCCCCAACTGCGGCCAGCGGCTGGCCTTCGAGAACTCGGTGTGCCTGGGCTGCGGCAGCGCCCTGGGGTTCTCGCTGGACGACATGGCGCTGCTGGTGATCGCGCCGCCGGACGGTACCGGCGACAGCGACCACGCCGGAGCGGTGGCCTCGACCGACTACCAGCTGTGCGCGAATCTTCATCTGGCGCAATGCAACTGGCTGGTCCGGATCGAACCGGTGCGGCAGCTGTGCCCATCCTGCGCGTTGACCCGGACGCGCCCCAATGACGACGACACCAAGGCGCTGGCGGCCTTCGCCGTCGCCGAGCAGGCCAAACGCCGGCTGATCGCCGAACTGACGGAGCTGGGCCTGTCGACCGAGGGCCTGGCCTTCGACCTGTTGTCCAGCGAGCAGCAACAGGTGTTCACCGGGCACCAGAACGGCGTCATCACCCTGGACCTCGCCGAGGGCGACGACGTGCACCGCGAACAGCTGCGCATCGCCATGGCCGAGCCGTACCGGACGCTGCTGGGCCACTTCCGCCACGAGATCGGGCACTACTACTTCTACCGACTGGTGGAGCCGTCGCCCGATGCCCTCGCGCGGTTCACCGAATTGTTCGGGGACCCCGACGCCGACTACCAGGCGGCGCTGGACCGGCACTACCGCGACGGTGCGCCCGCCGGGTGGGAAGAGCAGTACGTGTCGTCGTACGCCACGATGCATCCGGCCGAGGACTGGGCCGAGACGTTCGCGCACTATCTGCACATCCGGGACGCCCTCGACACCGCGGCGGCCTTCGGTTTCGCGCCCGCCGGCGCCACCTTCGAGCGGCGGGTGCTGGGCCCCAGCGGATTTGACACCCTGATCGAGCTCTGGCTGCCGCTGGCCTGGGCGTTGAACATGGTCAACCGGTCGATGGGCAAAGAGGATCTGTACCCGTTCGTGCTGCCGGCCGCGGTGCTCGAGAAGATGCGGTTCATCCACACGGCGGTGGACGAGGCGGGCGCCTCCCGCGCGGCGCGTTGA
- a CDS encoding DUF4333 domain-containing protein produces the protein MMRVRVGAAVLLGLVALAPAGCSSKTTVKADDAAKQVVKLVSDQNKFTPTDVKCPSDVEATKGAQFDCHFTGPRKVQYVAHMKIVKVDGERITCDIKVEKAP, from the coding sequence ATGATGCGCGTACGGGTGGGGGCAGCGGTGCTACTGGGTCTGGTGGCCCTGGCACCGGCCGGGTGTAGCTCGAAAACCACGGTCAAGGCCGACGACGCCGCCAAACAGGTGGTCAAGCTGGTGTCGGATCAGAACAAGTTCACCCCCACCGACGTGAAGTGTCCGTCCGACGTGGAGGCCACCAAGGGTGCCCAGTTCGACTGCCACTTCACCGGTCCGCGCAAGGTCCAGTACGTCGCACACATGAAGATCGTGAAAGTCGACGGTGAGCGCATCACCTGTGACATCAAGGTCGAGAAGGCCCCGTAA
- a CDS encoding DUF3097 domain-containing protein, whose amino-acid sequence MSDRYGSDVLARNPNARKRSTEQPAEKGLVVECATTGFVGAVISVEYGRMVLEDFDGYRKPFPIGPGYLVDGNPVILTAPKRTAPAAPTRTASGSVAVQGHRARTALASRIYVEGRHDAELVEQVWGHDLRVEGVVVEYLGGVDDLAAIVREFQPGPGRRLGVLVDHLVSGSKEARIAEQVRRGPGGEHTLVVGHPFIDIWEAVKPARIGREAWPVIPRGIEWKHGVCDALGWPHADQADIAHAWQRIRGRVRDWNDLEPALIGRVEELIDFVTAPAD is encoded by the coding sequence GTGAGCGACCGATACGGATCCGATGTACTGGCCCGCAACCCGAACGCCAGGAAGCGTTCTACCGAGCAGCCCGCCGAGAAGGGGCTCGTGGTGGAGTGCGCCACGACCGGCTTCGTGGGCGCCGTGATCTCGGTCGAGTACGGCCGCATGGTCCTCGAGGACTTCGACGGCTACCGCAAGCCGTTCCCCATAGGCCCGGGCTATCTGGTCGACGGCAATCCCGTCATCCTCACCGCGCCCAAGCGCACCGCGCCGGCCGCGCCCACCCGCACCGCCTCGGGTTCGGTTGCCGTGCAAGGACATCGGGCCCGCACCGCGCTGGCCAGCCGCATCTACGTGGAGGGCCGCCACGACGCCGAACTCGTCGAGCAGGTGTGGGGACACGATCTGCGGGTCGAGGGCGTGGTCGTCGAGTACCTCGGCGGTGTCGACGACCTGGCCGCCATCGTGCGCGAGTTCCAGCCGGGACCGGGCCGCCGGCTCGGCGTGCTCGTCGACCACCTGGTGTCGGGCTCGAAGGAGGCCCGGATCGCCGAACAGGTGCGCCGTGGTCCGGGCGGCGAGCACACGCTGGTCGTGGGCCACCCGTTCATCGACATCTGGGAGGCCGTCAAACCCGCCCGCATCGGGCGTGAGGCGTGGCCCGTCATCCCGCGCGGCATCGAATGGAAGCACGGCGTGTGCGACGCGCTCGGCTGGCCGCACGCCGACCAGGCCGACATCGCCCACGCGTGGCAGCGCATCCGGGGCCGGGTGCGGGACTGGAACGACCTCGAACCCGCGCTGATCGGACGGGTCGAGGAACTCATCGACTTCGTGACCGCACCTGCCGACTGA
- a CDS encoding circularly permuted type 2 ATP-grasp protein, with product MVLRTHTSPELAEEAAPVGDPLAGYRADRAQEPLFDVRDVAGVGYDELVDESGAIRPAWQELTDCVRDRGRAGLDQLRGVVRELVDNDGISYVQVDRDGETVTDIDGTPVVDTWQLDALPLVLSAADWRTLESGLVQRSRLLDAVLTDLYGARRAITSGVLPPELLYAHPGYVRAARGITVPGRHQLFLHGCDVSRHRDGGFAVNADWTQAPSGAGYALADRRVVAHAVPELYEKMAPRPASPWAQALRLALIDAAPEAAREPVVVVLSPGSHSETAFDQAYLAGVLGFPLVESADLVVRDGNLWMRSLGTLKRVDVVLRRVDAEYVDPLDLRPDSRLGVVGLVEVLRRGAVTVVNTLGSGILESPGIARFLPELAELLTGETPELPSARCFWGGIDAERSHLLSKLSTLLIRPVTGGPAIVGPALSSAKRAALAARISAAPWQWMGQELPEFSTAPVDLLPSGLSADSVGMRLFTVAQRGGYAPMIGGLGYVLARGHAAYGMETVAAKDVWVRSPDRAAVVQTQAVELPAMTASPTRAVSSPRVLSDLFWLGRYAERAEFTARLLTVTRERYHEFRYRRDLGGSDCVPVLLTALGQITGTDTGADGDYAEQLAITPTTLWALTADRHRPGSLAQSVERLGLAARAVRDQMSNDTWMVLAAVERAVLQPSDRARQRQGTALPPPDSKTKGEAYLSTAPSQTLAGMLALSGVAAESMVRDVGWTMMDIGKRIERGLGLTALLRATLTTAHGAETERTVSESVLVVCESAVMYRRRMLGQVSVAAIADLVLFDEENPRSLAFQFERLRTDLRALPSSTGSTRPERMIDEIAARLRRQDPADLEHVTDDGRRTELAELLDGMHTDLRELSELIRAAHLALPSGMQPLWGPDERRQMP from the coding sequence ATGGTTCTCCGTACACACACATCCCCAGAGCTGGCCGAGGAGGCGGCGCCCGTCGGCGACCCACTGGCCGGATATCGGGCCGACCGGGCCCAGGAGCCGTTGTTCGACGTCCGCGACGTGGCCGGTGTCGGTTACGACGAGCTGGTCGATGAGTCGGGCGCGATCCGGCCGGCCTGGCAGGAGCTGACCGACTGCGTCCGCGACCGCGGTCGGGCCGGCCTGGACCAGCTGCGTGGCGTCGTCCGGGAACTCGTCGACAACGACGGCATCAGCTATGTGCAGGTCGACCGGGACGGCGAGACCGTCACCGATATCGACGGCACGCCGGTGGTGGACACCTGGCAGCTCGACGCCCTGCCGCTGGTGTTGTCCGCGGCCGACTGGCGCACCCTCGAATCCGGATTGGTGCAACGTTCCCGCCTGCTCGACGCGGTGCTCACCGACCTGTACGGCGCGCGCCGCGCCATCACCTCCGGCGTGCTGCCGCCGGAGTTGTTGTACGCCCATCCCGGTTACGTGCGGGCGGCCCGCGGCATCACGGTGCCGGGCCGCCACCAGCTGTTCCTGCACGGCTGCGACGTCAGCCGCCATCGCGACGGTGGCTTCGCGGTGAACGCGGACTGGACGCAGGCGCCGTCGGGCGCCGGGTATGCGCTCGCCGACCGGCGGGTCGTCGCGCACGCGGTGCCCGAGCTGTACGAGAAGATGGCGCCGCGCCCGGCGTCGCCTTGGGCACAGGCCCTGCGGCTGGCACTGATCGATGCGGCACCGGAAGCCGCGCGCGAGCCGGTGGTCGTCGTCCTCAGCCCCGGCAGCCACTCCGAGACCGCCTTCGACCAGGCCTACCTGGCCGGCGTGTTGGGTTTCCCGTTGGTCGAGAGCGCCGACCTCGTGGTGCGTGACGGCAATCTCTGGATGCGCTCGCTCGGCACCCTCAAACGGGTCGACGTCGTACTGCGCCGGGTGGACGCCGAGTACGTCGATCCCTTGGACCTGCGTCCGGATTCCCGGCTCGGTGTCGTCGGCCTCGTCGAGGTGCTGCGCCGCGGGGCGGTGACGGTGGTGAACACCCTCGGCAGCGGCATCCTCGAAAGCCCGGGTATCGCCCGCTTCCTGCCGGAGCTGGCCGAACTGCTCACCGGGGAGACCCCGGAACTGCCGAGCGCCCGATGTTTCTGGGGCGGCATCGACGCCGAACGTTCGCACCTGTTGAGCAAACTGTCCACCCTGTTGATCAGGCCGGTGACCGGCGGACCGGCGATCGTCGGCCCCGCCCTGTCCAGCGCCAAGCGGGCCGCGCTGGCGGCCCGGATCTCCGCCGCCCCGTGGCAATGGATGGGCCAGGAACTGCCCGAGTTCTCCACGGCCCCCGTGGATCTGCTGCCCAGCGGACTGTCCGCCGACAGCGTCGGGATGCGGCTGTTCACCGTCGCCCAGCGCGGGGGATACGCGCCGATGATCGGTGGGCTGGGTTACGTGCTGGCCCGCGGGCACGCCGCCTACGGCATGGAAACCGTTGCGGCCAAGGATGTCTGGGTGCGATCGCCCGACCGGGCCGCGGTGGTGCAGACGCAGGCCGTCGAGCTGCCGGCCATGACGGCGAGCCCGACCCGCGCGGTGAGCTCGCCGCGTGTGCTCTCCGACCTGTTCTGGCTGGGCCGGTACGCCGAACGTGCCGAGTTCACCGCCCGGCTGCTCACCGTCACCCGCGAGCGCTACCACGAATTCCGCTACCGGCGGGACCTCGGCGGCAGTGATTGCGTGCCGGTACTACTGACCGCACTGGGCCAGATCACCGGCACCGACACCGGCGCCGACGGCGACTACGCCGAACAACTGGCCATCACGCCGACCACGCTGTGGGCACTCACCGCCGACCGGCACCGTCCGGGCTCGCTGGCGCAGTCCGTCGAACGGCTGGGCCTGGCCGCGCGCGCCGTCCGCGACCAGATGTCGAACGACACCTGGATGGTGCTCGCCGCCGTCGAACGCGCGGTGCTGCAGCCGTCCGACCGCGCTCGGCAGCGCCAGGGCACCGCACTGCCGCCGCCGGATTCGAAGACCAAGGGGGAGGCGTACCTGTCGACCGCGCCCAGCCAGACCCTGGCGGGGATGCTGGCCCTCTCCGGCGTGGCGGCCGAATCCATGGTGCGTGACGTGGGCTGGACGATGATGGACATCGGCAAGCGCATCGAGCGCGGTCTCGGCCTGACCGCGCTGCTGCGGGCCACCCTCACCACCGCCCACGGCGCCGAGACCGAACGGACCGTCAGCGAGTCCGTGCTCGTGGTGTGTGAATCGGCGGTGATGTACCGCAGGCGCATGCTGGGACAGGTGAGCGTGGCAGCCATCGCCGACCTGGTGCTGTTCGACGAGGAGAACCCGCGGTCGCTGGCCTTCCAGTTCGAGCGCCTGCGCACCGACCTGCGGGCACTGCCGTCCTCCACAGGATCGACCCGCCCGGAACGGATGATCGACGAGATCGCCGCCCGCCTGCGACGCCAGGATCCGGCCGACCTCGAGCACGTCACCGACGACGGGCGGCGCACTGAACTCGCCGAGCTGCTCGACGGTATGCACACCGATCTGCGGGAGTTGTCCGAGCTGATCCGTGCCGCGCACCTGGCCCTCCCGAGTGGCATGCAGCCGCTGTGGGGCCCCGACGAACGGCGGCAGATGCCATGA
- the alaS gene encoding alanine--tRNA ligase: protein MQTHEIRKRFLDHFVKAGHTEVPSASVILDDPNLLFVNAGMVQFVPYFLGDRTPSYDKATSVQKCIRTPDIDEVGITTRHNTFFQMAGNFSFGDYFKRGAIALAWDLLTNPVSEGGYGFDPEKLWATVYLDDDEAIGLWEEIAGLPPERIQRRGKADNYWSMGIPGPCGPCSEIYYDRGPEYGIDGGPEANEDRYIEIWNLVFMENERGEGTSKTDFEILGPLPRQNIDTGMGVERIACLLQGVDNVYETDLVRPVIDMVASVAPRHYGVGNHADDVRYRVIADHSRTAAIIIGDGVTPGNEGRGYVLRRLLRRIIRAAKLLGVEQPIMSDLMATVRDTMGPSYPELVTDFERINRIAVAEETAFNRTLASGSRLFEDAAAATKAAGKTVVSGSDAFTLHDTYGFPVELTLEMAAEAGLTVDEEGFRGLMAEQRARAKADAAARKHAHADLSAYRDLVDAGPTEFTGFDELTSEARILGIFVDGKRVPVVTHGSEGSDRVELVLDRTPLYAESGGQIADTGTITGTGSSATAKAAVTDVQKIAKSLWVHTVNVESGEFVEGDTVTAAVDPTWRRGATQGHSGTHMVHAALRQVLGPGAVQAGSLNRPGYLRFDFNYQGALSDAQRTEVEEVTNEAVQADFEVHTFHEKLEKAKAMGAMAMFGESYPDEVRVVEIGGPFSLELCGGTHVERSAQIGPVTILGESSVGSGVRRVEAYVGLESFRHLAKERALMAGLAASLKVPSEEVPARVATLVEKLKAAEKELDKVRLAGAKAAAADAAAGAEVIGKVRVVAQRMAGGISGGDLRTLVGDIKGKLGSEPAVIALIADSGESVPYVVAVNAAAQDLGFKANELVQQLGAAVGGRGGGKADLAQGSGKGAAGIDAGLAALRAELGRS, encoded by the coding sequence GTGCAGACACACGAGATCAGGAAACGATTCCTCGATCATTTCGTGAAAGCGGGCCACACCGAGGTGCCGAGCGCATCGGTGATCCTGGACGATCCGAACCTGTTGTTCGTCAACGCCGGCATGGTGCAGTTCGTGCCGTATTTCCTGGGCGACCGCACCCCGTCGTATGACAAGGCAACCAGCGTCCAGAAGTGCATCCGCACACCGGACATCGACGAGGTCGGCATCACCACCCGGCACAACACGTTCTTCCAGATGGCCGGCAACTTCTCGTTCGGCGACTACTTCAAGCGTGGCGCCATCGCGCTCGCCTGGGACCTGCTGACCAACCCGGTGTCCGAGGGCGGCTACGGCTTCGATCCCGAAAAGCTCTGGGCCACCGTCTATCTCGATGACGACGAGGCCATCGGGCTGTGGGAGGAGATCGCCGGTCTGCCGCCCGAGCGCATCCAGCGCCGCGGCAAGGCCGACAACTACTGGTCCATGGGTATCCCGGGGCCCTGCGGCCCGTGTTCGGAGATCTACTACGACCGCGGCCCCGAGTACGGCATCGACGGTGGTCCCGAGGCCAACGAGGACCGCTACATCGAGATCTGGAATCTCGTGTTCATGGAGAACGAGCGCGGCGAGGGCACCAGCAAGACCGACTTCGAAATCCTCGGCCCGCTGCCGCGCCAGAACATCGACACCGGCATGGGTGTCGAGCGCATCGCCTGCCTGCTGCAGGGTGTCGACAACGTCTACGAGACCGACCTGGTCCGCCCGGTGATCGACATGGTCGCCTCGGTGGCGCCGCGCCACTACGGCGTGGGCAACCACGCCGACGATGTGCGCTACCGCGTCATCGCCGACCACAGCCGCACCGCCGCGATCATCATCGGCGACGGCGTCACCCCGGGTAACGAGGGCCGCGGCTACGTGCTGCGCCGCCTGCTGCGCCGCATCATCCGCGCCGCCAAGCTGCTCGGTGTCGAGCAGCCGATCATGAGCGACCTGATGGCCACCGTGCGCGACACGATGGGTCCGTCGTACCCGGAGCTGGTCACCGACTTCGAGCGCATCAACCGCATCGCGGTAGCCGAGGAGACCGCCTTCAACCGCACCCTCGCGTCGGGTTCGCGGCTGTTCGAGGACGCGGCGGCCGCCACCAAGGCCGCCGGCAAGACCGTCGTCTCCGGTAGTGACGCCTTCACGCTGCACGACACCTACGGTTTCCCGGTCGAGCTGACGCTGGAGATGGCGGCCGAAGCCGGCCTGACCGTCGACGAAGAGGGCTTCCGGGGCCTGATGGCCGAGCAGCGCGCCCGCGCCAAGGCCGACGCCGCTGCCCGCAAGCACGCGCACGCCGACCTGTCCGCCTACCGCGACCTGGTCGACGCCGGCCCCACCGAGTTCACCGGTTTCGACGAATTGACCTCCGAGGCACGGATTCTCGGCATCTTCGTGGACGGCAAGCGGGTGCCGGTGGTGACGCACGGCAGTGAGGGCTCGGATCGCGTCGAGCTCGTGCTGGACCGGACGCCGCTGTACGCCGAATCGGGTGGCCAGATCGCCGACACCGGAACGATCACCGGCACCGGGTCGTCGGCCACCGCCAAGGCCGCGGTCACTGATGTGCAGAAGATCGCCAAATCGCTGTGGGTGCACACCGTCAACGTCGAGTCCGGCGAGTTCGTCGAAGGCGACACCGTCACCGCCGCCGTCGACCCGACCTGGCGCCGCGGTGCCACGCAGGGCCACTCCGGCACGCACATGGTGCACGCCGCGCTGCGACAGGTGCTGGGCCCGGGCGCCGTTCAGGCTGGTTCGCTGAACCGGCCGGGCTACCTGCGCTTCGACTTCAACTACCAGGGCGCGTTGAGCGACGCACAGCGCACCGAAGTGGAGGAAGTCACCAACGAGGCCGTGCAGGCCGACTTCGAGGTGCACACCTTCCACGAGAAGCTGGAGAAGGCCAAGGCGATGGGCGCCATGGCGATGTTCGGCGAGTCCTACCCGGACGAGGTCCGCGTCGTCGAGATCGGCGGCCCGTTCTCGCTGGAGCTGTGCGGTGGTACGCACGTCGAGCGCTCGGCGCAGATCGGCCCGGTGACGATCCTCGGTGAGTCGTCGGTGGGTTCGGGTGTGCGTCGTGTCGAGGCCTATGTCGGGCTCGAGTCGTTCCGGCACCTCGCCAAGGAACGTGCGCTGATGGCCGGCCTGGCCGCGTCGCTGAAGGTGCCCTCGGAAGAGGTGCCCGCCCGCGTCGCCACCCTGGTCGAGAAGCTCAAGGCCGCCGAGAAGGAACTCGACAAGGTCCGCCTGGCCGGTGCCAAGGCGGCCGCCGCCGACGCCGCGGCCGGTGCCGAGGTCATCGGCAAGGTCCGCGTCGTCGCCCAGCGGATGGCCGGCGGCATCTCCGGTGGTGACCTGCGCACCCTGGTCGGCGACATCAAGGGCAAGCTCGGCTCGGAGCCCGCGGTGATCGCGCTGATCGCCGACTCGGGCGAGTCGGTGCCGTACGTGGTGGCCGTCAACGCCGCCGCGCAGGACCTCGGGTTCAAGGCCAACGAACTGGTGCAGCAGCTGGGCGCCGCCGTCGGTGGCCGTGGTGGTGGAAAGGCCGATCTGGCACAGGGTTCCGGTAAGGGGGCAGCGGGTATCGACGCGGGTCTGGCCGCGCTACGCGCTGAACTGGGCCGGAGCTAG
- a CDS encoding transglutaminase family protein: MSREYQITHRTQYRYSDVVTSSYGRGFLTPRDSGQQRCQSYRLNIDPEPADRSTSRDAYGNISSYFHVTQPHHELVVTGRSIVEVDPPPAEWYAAGAALAPWEQSRPAGPDGALATEFVLDLQPAEITDEVRDYAAPSFVPGRPLIEVLRDLNSRIFADFTYRSGSTTVSTRVAEVLAAREGVCQDFARLAIACLRANGLAASYVSGYLATDPPPGKERMVGIDATHAWASVWTPQNNWLGLDPTNDQMVDERYIVVGFGRDYADVPPLRGIIYTDSESSIIDVSVDVAPIAGGELRA, encoded by the coding sequence ATGAGCCGCGAGTACCAGATCACCCATCGCACGCAGTACCGCTACTCCGACGTTGTCACCAGCTCGTACGGCCGCGGATTCCTCACCCCGCGCGACAGCGGTCAGCAGCGTTGCCAGTCGTACCGGCTCAACATCGACCCCGAACCTGCCGACCGTTCCACGAGCCGGGACGCGTACGGCAACATCAGCTCGTATTTCCATGTGACACAACCACATCACGAACTCGTCGTGACGGGACGCAGCATCGTGGAGGTCGACCCGCCGCCCGCCGAGTGGTACGCCGCAGGTGCGGCGCTGGCGCCGTGGGAGCAGTCCCGGCCGGCCGGGCCGGACGGAGCGCTGGCCACCGAATTCGTGCTCGACCTGCAACCCGCCGAGATCACCGACGAGGTGCGGGATTACGCCGCACCGAGTTTCGTGCCGGGCCGTCCGCTGATCGAGGTGCTGCGCGACCTGAACTCGCGCATCTTCGCCGACTTCACCTACCGGTCCGGGTCGACGACGGTGTCCACCCGGGTCGCGGAGGTCCTGGCCGCCCGCGAAGGGGTGTGCCAGGACTTCGCCCGCCTGGCCATCGCCTGCCTGCGCGCGAACGGTCTTGCCGCCAGCTATGTTTCGGGGTATCTGGCCACCGACCCGCCGCCGGGCAAAGAACGTATGGTGGGAATCGATGCCACCCACGCCTGGGCGTCAGTGTGGACGCCGCAGAACAACTGGCTGGGGCTGGACCCGACCAACGACCAGATGGTCGACGAACGCTACATCGTGGTCGGGTTCGGGCGCGACTACGCCGACGTGCCGCCGCTGCGCGGCATCATCTACACCGACTCCGAGAGCAGCATCATCGACGTCTCCGTCGACGTCGCACCTATTGCGGGAGGCGAACTGCGTGCGTGA